The following are encoded in a window of Arthrobacter antioxidans genomic DNA:
- a CDS encoding 1,4-dihydroxy-2-naphthoate polyprenyltransferase, which yields MATAAQWLEGARPRTLPMAFAPVIVGSAAAVGLGSFKPLHALLALIVSVLLQVGVNYANDYSDGIRGTDDVRVGPLRLTGSGAAQPRHVKLAAFACFGLAMVAGLVLILLSQASWILLLVGVGCIAAAWGYTGGKNPYGYRGLGDVFVFVFFGLVATLGTTFTQAGQLSAAAWIGAVSTGLIAMALLMANNVRDIPTDTAVGKKTLAVRLGDTAARISYVVMLAAAVLLPLFLIGEYPWMLLVLLLVPACLVPSRLMLTGTRRTSLIPVLKQTGLINLAFSILFAAGIVITRALG from the coding sequence GTGGCGACTGCCGCCCAGTGGCTCGAAGGAGCCCGCCCCCGCACGCTGCCGATGGCGTTCGCCCCCGTGATCGTCGGAAGTGCTGCCGCCGTCGGGCTCGGATCCTTCAAGCCCCTCCACGCGCTGCTCGCGTTGATCGTCTCGGTGCTCCTGCAGGTCGGCGTGAACTACGCCAACGACTACTCCGACGGCATCCGCGGGACGGACGACGTCCGGGTGGGACCGCTGCGCCTGACCGGCTCGGGGGCAGCGCAGCCCCGGCACGTGAAGCTCGCCGCCTTCGCCTGCTTCGGCCTGGCCATGGTGGCGGGGCTGGTCCTGATCCTGCTGTCGCAGGCCTCGTGGATCCTGCTGCTCGTCGGCGTGGGCTGCATCGCGGCCGCCTGGGGCTATACGGGCGGCAAGAACCCGTACGGGTACCGCGGGCTGGGCGATGTGTTCGTCTTCGTGTTCTTCGGGCTGGTCGCCACCCTCGGCACCACGTTCACGCAGGCGGGCCAGCTCAGCGCCGCGGCGTGGATCGGTGCGGTGAGCACGGGACTGATCGCCATGGCACTGCTGATGGCCAACAACGTCCGCGACATCCCGACCGACACCGCCGTGGGGAAGAAGACCCTGGCCGTGAGGCTCGGCGACACCGCCGCGCGGATCAGCTACGTGGTGATGCTCGCCGCCGCCGTCCTGCTGCCGCTGTTCCTGATCGGCGAGTATCCGTGGATGCTGCTCGTCCTGCTGCTCGTCCCGGCCTGCCTCGTGCCGAGCCGGCTGATGCTCACCGGCACCCGGCGCACGAGCCTGATCCCCGTCCTCAAGCAGACGGGGCTGATCAACCTGGCGTTCAGCATCCTGTTCGCGGCGGGCATCGTGATCACGCGGGCCCTCGGCTAG
- a CDS encoding DUF4229 domain-containing protein, whose translation MAFLKFTALRLLLIVVFYVACVLLGLGLFLSAVVAAILAWCVTYLFARDLRDAAAATLQRRMAPGAPPVRTAVELDDAAAEDALDPNMPVNADRKPRRDAA comes from the coding sequence GTGGCCTTCCTCAAATTCACCGCCCTCCGACTGCTCCTGATCGTCGTCTTCTACGTGGCGTGCGTACTGCTGGGCCTCGGGCTCTTCCTCTCGGCGGTCGTGGCCGCCATCCTCGCCTGGTGCGTGACCTACCTGTTCGCCCGGGATCTCCGCGATGCCGCCGCGGCCACCCTGCAGCGCCGCATGGCCCCGGGCGCCCCTCCGGTCCGGACCGCCGTCGAGCTCGACGACGCCGCCGCCGAGGACGCCCTCGACCCCAACATGCCCGTCAACGCCGACCGCAAGCCGCGCCGCGACGCCGCCTGA
- a CDS encoding PLD nuclease N-terminal domain-containing protein, protein MPRLLLFAAILGVAVIIYALIDCVMSRKHEVRSISKTAWFITILILPLIGAGMWFLLGRPRSERPPGPRRPAPRQPTAPDDDPAFLQNLETQRWQQAREQERRRREQEQKEREAKARDDGKNEPAQDDKHDGDGNDDAGPGPTGAHQP, encoded by the coding sequence ATGCCCCGCCTCCTGCTGTTCGCCGCGATCCTCGGAGTCGCCGTCATCATCTACGCGCTGATCGACTGCGTCATGAGCCGAAAACACGAAGTGCGGAGCATCTCGAAGACCGCGTGGTTCATCACCATCCTGATCCTGCCGCTCATCGGCGCGGGGATGTGGTTCCTCCTCGGCCGCCCACGCAGCGAGCGGCCCCCGGGCCCGCGCCGCCCGGCACCCCGCCAGCCGACCGCCCCGGACGACGATCCCGCCTTCCTGCAGAACCTCGAGACCCAGCGGTGGCAGCAGGCCCGCGAGCAGGAGAGGCGCCGTCGCGAGCAGGAGCAGAAGGAGCGCGAGGCGAAGGCCCGCGACGACGGGAAGAACGAGCCGGCGCAGGACGACAAGCACGACGGCGACGGCAACGACGACGCCGGGCCCGGCCCCACGGGAGCTCACCAGCCCTGA
- the ccsB gene encoding c-type cytochrome biogenesis protein CcsB, producing MPQPVNAELGQVSELFMLLASIAYVAALIFFVLDLVRSSTTIGSLETRLAQEKATPALAGVGARGGSTSDAAPTAPATADDSMDYGSGPRRGAARIAVALTVLAAVIHGAAVVTRGIAANRVPWGNMYEFCTTGAFLVAAIFLITLTRKDLRFVGSFVVGLVVVMLCAATVGFPTPVARLIPALQSYWLIVHVSIAVASSALFTITFAMSVLQLLQSSREAKLLAGKADTAKFLRLVPSALSLENLAYRLNAIAFVGWTFTLMAGAIWAEQAWGRYWGWDTKEVWTFVIWTVYAGYLHARATRGWTGTRAAWLSIVGYLCIVFNFTIVNIYFSGLHSYSGV from the coding sequence ATGCCACAACCAGTCAACGCAGAGCTCGGGCAGGTCAGTGAGCTCTTCATGCTGCTGGCCTCCATCGCCTACGTGGCGGCCCTGATCTTCTTCGTGCTCGACCTCGTGCGCTCGAGCACGACCATCGGCTCGCTCGAGACCCGGCTCGCCCAGGAGAAGGCCACCCCCGCCCTCGCCGGCGTCGGTGCGCGCGGGGGCTCGACGTCGGACGCCGCGCCGACCGCTCCCGCCACGGCCGACGACTCCATGGACTACGGTTCCGGTCCGCGGCGTGGCGCCGCGCGCATCGCCGTCGCGCTGACGGTCCTCGCCGCCGTCATCCACGGTGCCGCCGTCGTCACCCGCGGCATCGCGGCGAACCGCGTGCCGTGGGGCAACATGTACGAGTTCTGCACCACGGGTGCGTTCCTCGTCGCCGCGATCTTCCTGATCACGCTCACCCGCAAGGACCTCCGCTTCGTCGGGTCCTTCGTGGTCGGGCTCGTCGTCGTCATGCTGTGCGCAGCCACCGTCGGCTTCCCCACGCCCGTCGCGCGGCTCATCCCCGCGCTGCAGAGCTACTGGCTGATCGTGCACGTCTCCATCGCAGTGGCCTCCTCCGCACTGTTCACCATCACGTTCGCGATGTCGGTGCTGCAGCTCCTCCAGTCCTCGCGGGAGGCCAAGCTCCTCGCGGGCAAGGCGGACACCGCGAAGTTCCTGCGCCTGGTGCCCTCCGCGCTGAGCCTCGAGAACCTCGCCTACCGCCTCAACGCCATCGCGTTCGTGGGCTGGACCTTCACCCTCATGGCCGGTGCCATCTGGGCCGAACAGGCCTGGGGCCGGTACTGGGGCTGGGACACCAAGGAGGTCTGGACCTTCGTGATCTGGACCGTCTACGCGGGCTACCTGCACGCCCGCGCAACGCGCGGCTGGACGGGGACGCGCGCCGCATGGCTCTCGATCGTCGGCTACCTCTGCATCGTCTTCAACTTCACGATCGTGAACATCTACTTCTCGGGCCTCCACAGCTACTCGGGGGTCTGA
- the resB gene encoding cytochrome c biogenesis protein ResB encodes MKQDVTQDARDRPGTSAARSDVVLPSLGFLGTLRWAWTQLTSMRTALFLLLLLAVAAVPGSLFPQRPANPAIVTQYIQDNPDTGPVLDWFQLFDVYSSVWFSAIYLLLFVSLIGCVIPRAIAHFRAVRSTPPRTPKRLSRLPVHGTLEVPSDQARGSGLTPAIAAEQAAAILRKRGYRVDVRDADTDRPSVGAERGLAKELGNLVFHTSLIGVLVSVAVGGLFGYNGQKVVVEGDSFVNTLIGYDSFNPGSNFSDDRLEPYSLRLDSFDVRFDRDQESHYGQPLDFTAEVTTQDGPGAAEESQVLKVNAPITIGGTNVYLVGNGYAPVVTVRDGEGNIASEGPVVSVPSDGLYTSLIVIKAPDAKPDQLGFVGFFLPTAFVDEQGVSFSRDPDPFNPQLNLNSYYGDLGLDDGTPENVYVLDTENLTELNSRTSDDGGIVLSVGQTYDLPEGKGSITFDGLKRYAALDIHHDPGEVGALVFSTLALLGLTASLFIGRRRLWVRTGQHPDGRLMVEYGLLARGEDHRLPAEGQTVEKLLTDRWSVPGGGTGENKVPEAASSAAGTGQSHHNSKDN; translated from the coding sequence GTGAAGCAGGACGTCACACAGGACGCGAGGGACAGGCCGGGCACCTCCGCGGCCCGGTCCGACGTCGTCCTGCCCTCCCTCGGGTTCCTCGGGACCCTCCGGTGGGCCTGGACGCAGCTCACGAGCATGCGCACCGCACTCTTCCTGCTCCTGCTGCTCGCCGTCGCCGCGGTTCCCGGCTCGCTGTTCCCGCAGCGCCCGGCCAATCCCGCCATCGTCACGCAGTACATCCAGGACAACCCGGACACGGGCCCCGTCCTCGACTGGTTCCAGCTCTTCGACGTCTACTCGTCGGTCTGGTTCTCCGCCATCTACCTCCTGCTGTTCGTCTCCCTCATCGGCTGCGTGATCCCCCGCGCGATCGCGCACTTCAGGGCGGTGCGCTCCACGCCGCCGCGCACGCCGAAGCGGCTCTCGCGCCTGCCCGTCCACGGCACGCTCGAGGTGCCGTCGGACCAGGCCCGCGGGTCGGGGCTCACCCCCGCCATCGCCGCCGAGCAGGCCGCGGCCATCCTCCGGAAGCGCGGCTACCGCGTGGACGTGCGGGACGCCGACACCGACCGCCCCTCGGTGGGTGCCGAACGCGGACTGGCCAAGGAACTCGGCAACCTCGTGTTCCACACCTCCCTCATCGGGGTCCTGGTCTCGGTGGCCGTCGGAGGGCTGTTCGGCTACAACGGCCAGAAGGTCGTGGTCGAGGGCGACAGCTTCGTCAACACCCTGATCGGCTACGACTCCTTCAACCCGGGCTCCAACTTCTCCGACGACCGGCTCGAGCCTTACTCCCTCCGGCTGGACTCCTTCGACGTCCGCTTCGACCGCGACCAGGAGAGCCACTACGGCCAGCCGCTGGACTTCACCGCCGAGGTGACCACGCAGGACGGCCCCGGTGCGGCCGAGGAGTCCCAGGTCCTCAAGGTCAACGCGCCGATCACGATCGGCGGGACGAACGTGTACCTCGTGGGCAACGGCTACGCGCCGGTGGTGACGGTCCGCGACGGCGAGGGCAACATCGCCTCGGAGGGGCCCGTCGTCTCGGTGCCGTCGGACGGCCTCTACACGTCGCTGATCGTCATCAAGGCCCCGGACGCCAAGCCGGACCAGCTCGGGTTCGTGGGATTCTTCCTCCCCACGGCGTTCGTGGACGAGCAGGGTGTGTCCTTCTCCCGGGACCCGGACCCCTTCAACCCGCAGCTCAACCTCAACTCCTACTACGGGGACCTCGGGCTCGACGACGGCACACCGGAGAACGTGTACGTCCTGGACACCGAGAACCTGACGGAGCTGAACAGCCGCACCAGCGACGACGGCGGGATCGTACTCAGCGTGGGCCAGACCTACGACCTGCCCGAGGGCAAGGGGTCGATCACGTTCGACGGGCTGAAGCGGTACGCGGCCCTCGACATCCACCACGACCCCGGGGAGGTCGGCGCGCTCGTCTTCTCGACGCTCGCGCTGCTCGGCCTGACGGCGTCGCTGTTCATCGGACGCCGCAGGCTCTGGGTCCGCACCGGGCAGCACCCCGACGGCCGCCTCATGGTCGAGTACGGGCTGCTCGCGCGGGGCGAGGACCACCGGCTGCCCGCGGAGGGCCAGACCGTCGAGAAGCTGCTCACGGACCGCTGGTCGGTGCCGGGCGGCGGCACGGGAGAAAACAAGGTGCCGGAGGCCGCGTCGTCGGCAGCAGGCACGGGGCAGTCGCACCACAACTCAAAGGACAACTGA
- a CDS encoding cytochrome c biogenesis CcdA family protein: MGNAFADAVLNGSMLLALPVALLAGLVSFVSPCVLPLVPGYLGYVTGLTGVDLEKQRKGRMLAGIGLFVVGFSVVFMAYGTLFGQLGAFLRVSQGWLLQVLGVVVILLGIIFMGGFSWFQRESRLHARVPAGLLGAPLLGVTFGLGWAPCIGPTLGAVQLLAISGNDATALKGAVLTFVYCLGLGLPFLLIALGVRRGMGALAFFRKHRLLLQRSGGGLLVLVGVLMVTGVWNLWITQLQDLLIGNVVLPI, encoded by the coding sequence GTGGGCAACGCCTTCGCCGACGCCGTCCTGAACGGCTCCATGCTCCTGGCGTTGCCCGTCGCCCTCCTGGCGGGTCTCGTCTCCTTCGTCTCTCCCTGCGTCCTGCCCCTGGTCCCCGGCTACCTCGGGTACGTGACGGGACTGACCGGCGTCGATCTCGAGAAGCAGAGGAAAGGCCGCATGCTCGCCGGGATCGGCCTGTTCGTCGTCGGCTTCTCGGTGGTCTTCATGGCCTACGGGACGCTCTTCGGCCAGCTGGGAGCCTTCCTGCGAGTCTCGCAGGGATGGCTCCTCCAGGTGCTCGGCGTCGTCGTGATCCTCCTGGGCATCATCTTCATGGGCGGGTTCTCCTGGTTCCAGCGGGAGAGCCGCCTCCATGCGAGGGTCCCGGCGGGGCTTTTGGGCGCTCCGCTGCTGGGGGTGACCTTCGGGCTCGGCTGGGCGCCGTGCATCGGGCCCACCCTGGGCGCGGTGCAGCTGCTCGCCATCTCCGGCAACGACGCCACGGCGCTGAAGGGCGCCGTGCTCACCTTCGTGTACTGCCTCGGGCTCGGTCTGCCGTTCCTGCTGATCGCACTCGGCGTGCGGCGCGGCATGGGCGCGCTCGCGTTCTTCCGGAAGCACCGGCTCCTGCTGCAGCGCTCCGGGGGAGGGCTCCTGGTGCTCGTGGGCGTCCTCATGGTCACGGGCGTCTGGAACCTCTGGATCACCCAGTTGCAGGATCTGCTGATCGGCAACGTCGTCCTCCCGATCTGA
- a CDS encoding TlpA family protein disulfide reductase — protein sequence MITPVRPAPRRRLLTLRTALAFAVPVSLALTSCAADDPLAQQAAAGDGKNYIAGDGSVTEYAAGDRGEPVEVSGTLFDGTSVSSAEWDGQVTVLNFWYAACAPCREEAPDLVSLHDDYAPQGAAFYGVNIRDEKATAEAFERSFDIPYQSFADKDGGVLLDMTQYVPPQAVPTTIVLDREGRVSARILGLADRSTLKALISDALAE from the coding sequence GTGATCACACCCGTCCGTCCCGCACCGCGCCGCCGCCTGCTCACGCTGCGTACGGCGCTGGCCTTCGCCGTGCCGGTCTCGCTCGCGCTGACGTCCTGCGCGGCGGATGATCCGTTGGCGCAGCAGGCCGCGGCGGGGGACGGCAAGAACTACATCGCGGGTGACGGCTCCGTCACCGAGTACGCCGCGGGCGACAGGGGAGAGCCCGTCGAGGTCTCCGGCACCCTGTTCGACGGCACCTCCGTGTCGAGTGCCGAGTGGGACGGCCAGGTCACCGTGCTCAACTTCTGGTACGCCGCCTGTGCTCCCTGCCGTGAGGAAGCACCCGACCTCGTCTCGCTGCACGACGACTATGCGCCGCAGGGCGCCGCGTTCTACGGGGTGAACATCCGCGACGAGAAGGCCACGGCGGAAGCCTTCGAGCGCAGCTTCGACATCCCGTACCAGAGCTTCGCCGACAAGGACGGCGGGGTGCTGCTGGACATGACGCAGTACGTCCCGCCGCAGGCTGTCCCCACCACGATCGTGCTGGACCGCGAGGGGCGCGTCTCGGCGCGGATCCTCGGGCTCGCGGACCGCAGCACACTCAAGGCCCTGATCTCCGATGCCCTCGCTGAATAG
- a CDS encoding histidine phosphatase family protein: MQRSTVHLVRHGEVHNPGGVLYGRLPEFHLSDLGRQMAAQMARYFQARRDDGADIVHLVASPLDRAQETAQPLADTLGLAIATDERIIEAENRFEGMSGIKSRLRQPRNWPLLVNPLRPSWGEPYRLQVERMMAGVHDARRLALELGADRGEGRPAEAILVSHQLPIWVTRLAAEHRRLWHDPRQRECTLTSVTSLDFDGETIRRVRYAEPCADLLPEAANVPGA; the protein is encoded by the coding sequence ATGCAGCGATCAACCGTCCACCTGGTGCGCCACGGTGAGGTCCACAACCCCGGGGGAGTCCTCTACGGACGGCTCCCCGAGTTCCATCTCTCCGATCTCGGCCGTCAGATGGCCGCGCAGATGGCCCGGTACTTCCAGGCACGGCGCGACGACGGCGCCGACATCGTGCACCTCGTGGCCTCGCCGCTCGACCGTGCGCAGGAGACGGCGCAGCCGCTCGCGGACACCCTCGGGCTCGCGATCGCCACCGACGAGCGGATCATCGAGGCGGAGAACCGCTTCGAGGGCATGTCCGGGATCAAGAGCCGGCTCCGGCAGCCCCGCAACTGGCCGCTGCTCGTCAATCCCCTCCGCCCCTCCTGGGGCGAGCCCTACCGCCTGCAGGTCGAACGCATGATGGCGGGAGTCCACGACGCGCGGCGGCTGGCCCTCGAGCTCGGTGCCGACAGGGGGGAGGGCCGCCCCGCGGAGGCCATCCTCGTCAGCCACCAGCTCCCGATCTGGGTGACGAGGCTCGCCGCCGAGCACCGCCGGCTCTGGCACGACCCGCGCCAGCGTGAATGCACGCTCACGTCCGTCACGTCCCTCGACTTCGACGGCGAGACCATCCGGCGCGTCCGCTACGCGGAGCCGTGCGCCGACCTGCTGCCCGAGGCGGCGAATGTCCCCGGCGCGTAA
- a CDS encoding YceI family protein yields MTVPSGLTSGTWSFDPSHSEVGFSVRHAGISKVRGSFKDVDAALTVGSSLEDSSISATISTASFTSGDENRDGHVKGADFFDVEQFPEMTFVSTSHEGSGETYRINGDLTIRGITKPVTLDAEFNGVAVDPFGATRAGVSASTSISRKDFGLTWNAALEAGGVLVGDKVTITIEAAFVAPAVATV; encoded by the coding sequence ATGACTGTCCCCTCAGGCCTCACCTCCGGCACCTGGTCCTTCGACCCCTCCCACAGCGAGGTGGGCTTCAGCGTCCGCCACGCAGGCATCAGCAAGGTCCGCGGCTCGTTCAAGGACGTCGACGCCGCACTCACCGTCGGCTCGTCGCTCGAGGACTCGAGCATCTCCGCGACCATCAGCACCGCATCCTTCACCTCCGGCGACGAGAACCGCGACGGCCACGTCAAGGGCGCCGACTTCTTCGACGTCGAGCAGTTCCCCGAGATGACCTTCGTCTCCACCTCCCACGAGGGCTCCGGCGAGACCTATCGGATCAACGGTGACCTCACCATCCGCGGCATCACCAAGCCCGTGACCCTCGACGCCGAGTTCAACGGCGTGGCCGTGGACCCCTTCGGCGCCACCCGCGCCGGCGTCTCGGCCTCCACGAGCATCTCGCGCAAGGACTTCGGCCTCACCTGGAACGCGGCCCTCGAGGCCGGCGGCGTCCTCGTCGGCGACAAGGTGACCATCACCATCGAAGCCGCCTTCGTGGCTCCCGCGGTCGCCACGGTCTGA